The following proteins are co-located in the Polymorphospora rubra genome:
- a CDS encoding glycosyl hydrolase family 28-related protein, whose translation MSDQHGQHPHQPGPRRRIRAVVAGSFVVALGAGTLAAHPALATTDPPGPPGVETVAGLPPHLTAGRGATVPFVEQEAENAVTTGEIIGPDRNAYTLPSEASGRRAVKLDAPGEWVEFTLTRDTNSLNVRYAIPDAERGGGITGPLDVYLNNQRRHTITLTSEFSWLYSTYPFSNDPQAVPPDDWWIPEPRPVTTPFRPHHFYAEQRLLLGKTLHAGQKIKLKLPHDSTLPWAVIDLVDFEMVAKPKKMPRGALSVLDFGADPTGTRESADAFDAAVAAGRESGRTVFIPKGTYQVNRHVVVDGVTVTGAGNWHSVVRGDGVGFYGKWAADGGSHDVHLSDFAIIGNIRERRDDLQVNGIGGALGGGSTVERLYIQRTKVGMWFDGPFHGLTVRDNVIVDQMADGLNLRRGISGVRVTNNFLRNLGDDGLAMWSHFVKNPDGTPETSEEADQDHDNVYDHNTVIAPVLANGIAIYGGRDNVVSDNVVAETVREGGGLHAGYRHGSTRFSGTLTFARNTTVRAGVLDLNWNFGVGALWFYSLDGPMDARIDVVDNSFLDSTYSAIMAVKGHPEAHSVSNIHVDGACIDGAGTYALQLQVAGAGSFTGVEARNLGVAGTWRGDPFEITDGGGNSGWQNDIRWNWPMDTARPVAPPTNCA comes from the coding sequence ATGTCTGACCAGCATGGGCAACACCCCCACCAGCCGGGCCCGCGACGCCGGATCCGGGCCGTCGTCGCCGGATCGTTCGTGGTCGCCCTCGGCGCCGGCACCCTCGCCGCGCACCCCGCCCTGGCCACCACCGACCCGCCGGGCCCGCCCGGCGTCGAGACGGTCGCCGGTCTTCCGCCGCACCTGACCGCCGGCCGCGGCGCGACCGTGCCGTTCGTCGAGCAGGAGGCGGAGAACGCGGTCACCACCGGGGAGATCATCGGACCGGACCGCAACGCCTACACGCTGCCGTCGGAGGCCTCCGGGCGGCGGGCGGTCAAGCTCGACGCCCCCGGCGAGTGGGTGGAGTTCACCCTGACCCGCGACACCAACTCGCTCAACGTCCGCTACGCGATCCCGGACGCCGAACGGGGCGGCGGCATCACCGGCCCGCTCGACGTCTACCTCAACAACCAGCGTCGGCACACGATCACGCTCACGTCGGAGTTCTCCTGGCTCTACAGCACGTACCCGTTCTCCAACGACCCGCAGGCGGTCCCGCCGGACGACTGGTGGATCCCGGAACCGCGCCCGGTCACCACCCCGTTCCGGCCGCACCACTTCTACGCCGAGCAGCGGCTCCTGCTCGGCAAGACCCTGCACGCCGGTCAGAAGATCAAACTGAAGCTGCCGCACGACTCGACGCTGCCGTGGGCGGTCATCGACCTGGTCGACTTCGAGATGGTCGCCAAGCCGAAGAAGATGCCGCGCGGGGCACTGTCGGTGCTGGACTTCGGGGCCGACCCGACCGGCACGCGGGAGTCCGCCGACGCGTTCGACGCCGCCGTGGCCGCCGGCCGTGAGAGCGGCCGTACGGTGTTCATTCCGAAGGGGACGTACCAGGTGAACCGGCATGTCGTCGTCGACGGCGTGACCGTCACCGGCGCCGGCAACTGGCACAGCGTCGTACGCGGCGACGGGGTCGGCTTCTACGGGAAGTGGGCCGCCGACGGCGGTAGCCACGACGTGCACCTGTCCGACTTCGCGATCATCGGCAACATCCGCGAGCGCCGCGACGACCTCCAGGTCAACGGAATCGGCGGAGCGCTCGGCGGCGGGTCCACGGTGGAGCGGCTCTACATCCAGCGGACCAAGGTCGGAATGTGGTTCGACGGCCCGTTCCACGGGCTCACCGTCCGCGACAACGTGATCGTCGACCAGATGGCGGACGGGCTCAACCTGCGGCGCGGCATCTCCGGCGTACGGGTCACCAACAACTTCCTGCGCAACCTCGGCGACGACGGGCTGGCGATGTGGTCGCACTTCGTCAAGAACCCGGACGGGACCCCGGAGACGTCGGAGGAGGCCGACCAGGACCACGACAACGTCTACGACCACAACACCGTGATCGCCCCGGTGCTGGCCAACGGCATCGCGATCTACGGCGGCCGGGACAACGTGGTCTCCGACAACGTCGTCGCCGAGACCGTACGCGAGGGTGGCGGCCTGCACGCCGGCTACCGGCACGGCTCCACCCGGTTCTCCGGCACGCTCACGTTCGCCCGCAACACGACGGTGCGGGCCGGCGTACTCGACCTGAACTGGAACTTCGGCGTCGGCGCGCTGTGGTTCTACTCGCTGGACGGTCCGATGGACGCCCGGATCGACGTCGTCGACAACTCCTTCCTGGACAGCACCTACTCGGCGATCATGGCGGTGAAGGGGCACCCGGAGGCGCACTCGGTGAGCAACATCCACGTCGACGGGGCCTGCATCGACGGCGCCGGCACGTACGCCCTGCAGTTGCAGGTGGCCGGAGCGGGCAGCTTCACCGGCGTGGAGGCCCGCAACCTCGGGGTCGCGGGCACCTGGCGCGGTGACCCGTTCGAGATCACCGACGGCGGCGGCAACTCCGGCTGGCAGAACGACATCCGCTGGAACTGGCCGATGGACACCGCCCGCCCGGTCGCCCCGCCGACGAACTGCGCGTGA
- a CDS encoding glycine hydroxymethyltransferase: protein MSSLNAESTAYRSALDVVRTVEPRVADAIAAELADQRASLKLIASENYASPAVLLAMGNWFSDKYAEGTIGRRFYAGCRNVDTVEAIAAEHARELFGAPHAYVQPHSGIDANLVAFWAILADRVEAPALRKAQARQVNDLTEEDWFALRRELGNQRMLGMSLDAGGHLTHGFRPNISGKMFDQRSYGTDPATGLIDYAALRQTAKEFKPLVLVGGYSAYPRKVNFRILREIADEVGATFMVDMAHFAGLVAGKVFTGDFDPVPYAHIVTTTTHKSLRGPRGGLVLCQPELADQVDRGCPMVLGGPLPHVMAAKAVALAEARQPTFADYAQRIVDNAQALAEGLLRRGVRLVTGGTDNHLVLIDTTGFGLTGRQAEQALLDAGIVTNRNSIPQDPNGAWYTSGIRIGTPALTTRGLGTAQMDETADLINTVLSQTKPGVGPDGAPSKAKYVLDPALADRIAKQADELLAGFPLYPSVDLG, encoded by the coding sequence ATGTCGTCGCTCAACGCCGAGTCCACCGCCTACCGCAGCGCACTGGACGTCGTCCGTACGGTCGAGCCCCGGGTGGCCGACGCGATCGCCGCCGAACTCGCCGACCAGCGGGCGTCCCTCAAACTCATCGCCAGCGAGAACTACGCCTCCCCCGCCGTGCTGCTCGCCATGGGCAACTGGTTCAGCGACAAGTACGCCGAGGGCACGATCGGCCGCCGCTTCTACGCCGGCTGCCGCAACGTCGACACCGTCGAGGCGATCGCCGCCGAACACGCCCGTGAGCTCTTCGGCGCCCCGCACGCGTACGTGCAGCCGCACTCCGGCATCGACGCCAACCTGGTCGCCTTCTGGGCGATCCTCGCCGACCGGGTCGAGGCACCGGCCCTGCGCAAGGCCCAGGCCCGGCAGGTCAACGACCTGACCGAGGAGGACTGGTTCGCGCTGCGCCGTGAGCTGGGCAACCAGCGCATGCTCGGCATGTCGCTCGACGCCGGCGGTCACCTCACCCACGGCTTCCGCCCGAACATCTCCGGCAAGATGTTCGACCAGCGCAGCTACGGCACCGACCCGGCCACCGGGCTCATCGACTACGCCGCCCTGCGCCAGACCGCCAAGGAGTTCAAGCCGCTGGTCCTCGTCGGCGGCTACTCGGCCTACCCGCGCAAGGTCAACTTCCGGATCCTGCGGGAGATCGCCGACGAGGTCGGCGCCACCTTCATGGTTGACATGGCCCACTTCGCCGGCCTGGTCGCCGGCAAGGTCTTCACCGGCGACTTCGACCCGGTCCCGTACGCCCACATCGTCACCACCACCACCCACAAGTCGCTGCGCGGCCCGCGCGGCGGCCTGGTGCTCTGCCAGCCCGAACTCGCCGACCAGGTCGACCGCGGCTGCCCGATGGTGCTCGGCGGCCCGCTGCCGCACGTCATGGCCGCCAAGGCGGTCGCGCTCGCCGAGGCCCGGCAGCCCACCTTCGCCGACTACGCCCAGCGGATCGTGGACAACGCCCAGGCGCTGGCCGAGGGGCTGCTGCGCCGCGGCGTACGGCTCGTCACCGGTGGCACCGACAACCACCTCGTGCTCATCGACACGACCGGCTTCGGACTCACCGGCCGGCAGGCCGAGCAGGCGCTGCTCGACGCGGGCATCGTGACCAACCGCAACTCGATCCCGCAGGACCCGAACGGCGCCTGGTACACCTCGGGCATCCGGATCGGTACGCCCGCGCTGACCACCCGTGGCCTCGGCACCGCCCAGATGGACGAGACCGCCGACCTGATCAACACCGTGCTCAGCCAGACGAAGCCGGGCGTCGGCCCCGACGGTGCGCCGTCCAAGGCCAAGTACGTCCTGGACCCCGCCCTCGCCGACCGGATCGCCAAGCAGGCCGACGAACTGCTCGCCGGCTTCCCGCTCTACCCCTCGGTCGACCTGGGCTGA
- a CDS encoding DoxX family protein gives MTSNRFAAPVWSLFRAVIGLLFACHGAATVLGVFGGARGTGQAVEVGTWPNWWAGLIQLVCGVLVLVGFATRPAAVLSSGSMAYAYFVVHQPTNLLPIENGGVNSALYAWAFLAIAVLGAGPWSLDALLGRRGNRAGAQPVPANG, from the coding sequence ATGACGTCCAACCGCTTCGCCGCGCCCGTGTGGTCGCTGTTCAGAGCCGTGATCGGCCTACTCTTCGCCTGTCACGGTGCCGCCACCGTGCTCGGCGTCTTCGGCGGGGCCCGCGGCACCGGGCAGGCCGTCGAGGTGGGCACCTGGCCCAACTGGTGGGCCGGGTTGATCCAGCTCGTCTGCGGCGTGCTGGTGCTCGTCGGGTTCGCCACCCGGCCGGCGGCCGTACTCAGCTCCGGCTCCATGGCGTACGCCTACTTCGTCGTACACCAGCCGACCAACCTGCTCCCGATCGAGAACGGTGGGGTGAACTCCGCCCTCTACGCCTGGGCGTTCCTGGCCATCGCCGTACTCGGTGCCGGGCCGTGGTCCCTCGACGCGCTGCTGGGCCGGCGCGGCAACCGGGCCGGGGCACAACCCGTACCGGCCAACGGCTGA
- a CDS encoding helix-turn-helix domain-containing protein translates to MASAPVSGADQERVELLRSFLRARRLRLDRTDVGLVPRVGGRPGLSQDDLAEATGYSTRVISQLEQGRLRSPSAQLLQAVTVALRLGPDERHVLWMLAARSTPPAQRYATDVDPGLARLVDQLYPHPACVTDAAWRVLAANRAIAEWFVDFDRVEPERRNVAWWLFCDPHARHVLVDWERDFAGFFLDRLREARVAWPDDPALRSLVAGLRVQSPFVDRAWREDAGGGVAPSDPVHALRRPGHTDPGPGDDAAHHVRVEVVTLAPGRPDDGRRLIAFLLPDGESGPGRLSRDVCPVCGPRREAGR, encoded by the coding sequence GTGGCGAGTGCGCCGGTCAGCGGGGCCGACCAGGAGCGGGTCGAACTGCTCAGATCGTTCCTCCGGGCCCGCCGGCTCCGGCTCGACCGGACCGACGTCGGCCTGGTGCCCAGGGTCGGCGGCCGGCCGGGACTGAGTCAGGACGACCTCGCGGAGGCGACCGGCTACTCCACCCGGGTCATCAGCCAGTTGGAGCAGGGCCGGCTGCGTTCCCCGTCGGCGCAGCTGCTCCAGGCGGTCACCGTCGCGCTGCGGCTCGGCCCGGACGAGCGGCATGTCCTGTGGATGCTCGCCGCCCGGTCGACCCCGCCCGCACAGCGTTACGCCACCGACGTCGACCCGGGGCTGGCCCGCCTGGTCGACCAGCTCTATCCCCACCCGGCGTGTGTCACCGACGCCGCCTGGCGGGTGCTCGCGGCCAACCGCGCGATCGCCGAGTGGTTCGTCGACTTCGACCGGGTCGAGCCGGAGCGGCGCAACGTCGCGTGGTGGCTGTTCTGCGACCCGCACGCCCGGCACGTGCTGGTCGACTGGGAGCGGGACTTCGCCGGCTTCTTCCTCGACCGGCTCCGGGAGGCCCGGGTGGCCTGGCCGGACGACCCGGCGCTGCGGTCGTTGGTCGCCGGGCTGCGCGTGCAGAGCCCGTTCGTCGACCGGGCCTGGCGGGAGGACGCCGGCGGTGGGGTGGCCCCGTCGGACCCGGTCCACGCGCTACGCCGCCCCGGGCACACCGATCCCGGCCCGGGTGACGACGCCGCGCACCACGTACGGGTCGAGGTGGTCACGCTGGCTCCGGGCCGGCCGGACGACGGGCGTCGACTGATCGCGTTCCTGCTACCGGACGGGGAGAGCGGCCCTGGTCGGCTGTCGCGCGACGTCTGCCCGGTGTGCGGTCCGCGGCGGGAGGCCGGACGATGA
- a CDS encoding helix-turn-helix domain-containing protein produces MTLSEIVPPAVDPRIGHWLRRLRRAADRAELGLPPGPRSKGTWLTQVEVARLAGCTPRAYQLVEQGARVPGPRLAEGIVRALRLDPDQQAYLNNLLNPVAEPPTLVDRAVLQRLVDSSTAPAMVFDRYWTVVVVNAAMAPVSAFVVPGASLGAWLFSRVGRTVVGWERETEEFVARYRLTQAAYPAAGLTDPVMERLCRVSERARLLWAGSPAVAADPVGKRWQVRTSAGELKTFEVTIAQLASYAPGLRLAFCLPVPNRPG; encoded by the coding sequence ATGACGCTGTCCGAGATCGTCCCGCCGGCCGTCGACCCCCGGATCGGGCACTGGCTGCGCCGGCTCCGCCGGGCCGCCGACCGCGCCGAGCTCGGCCTGCCGCCGGGGCCGCGGTCGAAGGGCACCTGGCTGACCCAGGTGGAGGTGGCCCGGCTCGCCGGCTGCACACCCCGCGCGTACCAGCTCGTGGAGCAGGGCGCACGGGTGCCCGGGCCGCGGCTGGCCGAGGGCATCGTCCGGGCGCTGCGCCTCGATCCCGACCAGCAGGCCTATCTGAACAACCTGCTCAACCCGGTCGCCGAACCGCCGACCCTGGTCGACCGGGCGGTGTTGCAACGACTGGTCGACTCCAGTACGGCGCCGGCCATGGTCTTCGACCGGTACTGGACGGTGGTGGTCGTCAACGCGGCGATGGCGCCGGTCTCGGCGTTCGTCGTACCCGGCGCGAGCCTGGGCGCGTGGCTGTTCAGCCGGGTGGGGCGGACGGTCGTCGGCTGGGAGCGGGAGACCGAGGAGTTCGTCGCCCGTTACCGGTTGACGCAGGCGGCGTATCCGGCCGCCGGGCTGACCGATCCGGTCATGGAACGGTTGTGCCGGGTCAGTGAGCGGGCCCGCCTGCTGTGGGCCGGCAGCCCCGCCGTCGCCGCCGATCCGGTCGGCAAGCGGTGGCAGGTGCGTACGTCGGCGGGGGAGTTGAAGACCTTCGAGGTCACGATCGCACAGTTGGCGTCGTACGCCCCGGGGCTGCGGCTCGCGTTCTGCCTGCCGGTGCCCAACCGTCCCGGCTGA